Below is a genomic region from Neoarius graeffei isolate fNeoGra1 chromosome 12, fNeoGra1.pri, whole genome shotgun sequence.
CTTAGAATAAACAGttaattacatttaaaaaaatacattcatAACAGTAGAAAAGACGGATTGTCGCTGTCGAGGATGCATCATTTTAAGCACAGTGCATCACCCTTCCTGCAGGTTTTGTCCATGCACCAGCCTCCATAATCAACTTGGCTTAATAGTTTTGCTCATCATCAACGGGACAAGTGTTAAACAGGTGCTACACGGACTCAATCTCCAAATGACACACAGTGACAAAACTTGTTAGCGGGCAATTCAATCCAATCCTGCCTTTGAACATCATGACCCTCGCTACCTTCCCCACCAAGAGTCTAGATTTCCATAATCAAAGTTTTCTACAAGTACACCAAAGCACAGTCGCCAATACCTTGCAGGAAGAATGTTGTACACAGCTTAAGTGTGTTTATTCCCAACCCAGAAACGGTCCACTGAATAAGCTGTATGACGTGAATGGATTGACGGAGTGCAGCATAAAAATCTAAAGACCATACGTTCACATGGAAGTTTTTACATCGTCAATATGAAACCTACACACAGCAACCGCTCAAAACAACTAAATTCAATCTATATAGGAAGAAAAACATGTCGGACATCTGGGAAGTTTTCCAACACGAGCCCTCAGATATCTCTAGCCGAGAACAGATCATGGCATTTACTTGGGACCGGACCAACCACAAGCTTGTATTTAAGACTAAAACCCTGTCTTAGTGTCTGCCTTTTTCCTTTCCTAAAAGGTGTGCAGTAGTACAATTACTTGCAAAATATTGCTCCCCTATTCATGCCTGGGCTACCCTCAGCCAAATCTACCTTTTTGTGattccttccccccccccccgtaaaagTTCAGTATCTAGTCTGTCTCGTTACTACGGACTCAATTACACTAAACTGCAGCTACTTGACTAACACTACATGTCGATTTTTTGGACCATTTCTCATTAAAAGCCCCTGATATCCATGAATGGTTGGTCACCATACAGTTCTAAGACCACTGAGCAGAGGTTGCATGAGAAACATGCAGAGTTAAAGGAGAGCGAGCAAGTTTGAAAATCAAGGCAAGCAGAGAAGCACAGAAACATGCCAAAACCAAATAAAGCATGCATTTGCTGTTCGCCATAATGTTAGATAACTTCAAATATtgatacatgtattacatcatatatttaagtttttttttttttaaatcttagatTATATGTAAACAGTTCTTTGATTTTGATGGAATAATGAGAAGACGAGGAAAAGTTGAAGGAGGGGAGGGAAAACAGGCAGAGGAGAAGAGAGGAACTGAAGGAAAGAGGAAAAGGGAGGAGTGAAAACTAAGTAATGGGAAGCAGGAGGAGGACAGTGTGAATGCTTGTTGAAGGTTGACAGTGAGTGTACTGCCCACTGTTTGGTCTGCTGTAATCCTTTGGGTTTCCAGTTTTACTTTGCGGTCATCATCTGGACAAACTCTGGAAGGGAGAAAAGGCTGATGAGTTTGTGCAGGGTTCGGGACGTCGTCATTTTAAAACGACACTTCCAGCAAAACAACATTCAAACAGCCGTGTTTAGAAGTCCATATACATCATATGCATTAACAGCCAAGGAGGACGGTCATTCCTATAGCAAGGAGCATCACATGTTCAATCAACCTGCTCAGGCATcttcattttaaaaattaaagTTCTAATTAGGAAAAACAAATCAAGACCAATATAACACTACACAAACGTGAaattaataattatatatataaaaaaatactgACCTTCATAGTTGACCTGGCCGTCCCCATCGATATCTGCCTCCCGGATCATCTCATCTACCTCCTCATCAGTCAACTTTTCTCCCAGGTTCGTCATAACATGACGCAGCTCTGCAGCACTGATGTAGCCGTTTCCATCCTAAACATCAACAGTCACTCACTTTCCAATACTAAAGAACCATGTAGAAAAATTAACTGGAAAATATCACAACCCAGCACAAACATCAAGCACATCATTCACTACCTTGTCAAAAACCCGGAAGGCTTCTCTGATTTCCTCCTCGCTGTCCGTGTCCTTCATCTTCCTGGCCATCATGGTGAGAAACTCCGGAAAATCAATCGTCCCGTTACCTTTGGGTTAATTAAAAAGACGTGAAATCTCATTAGTCCCTCGTACGTCCCTAATTGGCGGCATTTATAAATAGCTGCACAGCTCGACTTTCCCCTCACCATCAGCATCAACTTCATTGATCATGTCCTGGAGCTCGGCCTCTGTCGGGTTTTGCCCGAGAGAGCGCATCACCGTCCCCAACTCTTTGGTGGTAATGGTGCCATCACCATCTTTATCAAATAGTGAAAATGCCTCCttgaattctgaaaaaaaaaaaattgcaccacaAATAATTACAAGAACAGATagagggaaaaaatatatatatatattgctttaCAGATATTACACTCACCAGCAATCTGCTCCTCAGTTAGCTGATCAGCCTGTTAACAGAGCCAACAATCAGAAACACTGTAGTGCACGATTGTTATTTATGAAAGCATGGGCTGGTTTGATAATGGGATAATCAagggtcgccggtttgattcACAGAACCGGCAGGAAAAACACGAGGGGAATTGagtgaataaacagcactttGCCCTCCCTCTGTACTgttactgaagtgcccttgagcaatccctaactgctccccggggcaCTCTAGtgttgctg
It encodes:
- the calm3b gene encoding calmodulin 3b (phosphorylase kinase, delta), giving the protein MADQLTEEQIAEFKEAFSLFDKDGDGTITTKELGTVMRSLGQNPTEAELQDMINEVDADGNGTIDFPEFLTMMARKMKDTDSEEEIREAFRVFDKDGNGYISAAELRHVMTNLGEKLTDEEVDEMIREADIDGDGQVNYEEFVQMMTAK